A genomic segment from Variovorax paradoxus B4 encodes:
- a CDS encoding sterol desaturase family protein, with protein MLDKLNDFTGSHGQLQRGRGLVTGTIALSLGILCFLGVLAFHFPQYLTTPELRKSYNVDVMRFILLAAMVVSGGLALVNIIFNRSRWLSSAAFLLVAAAALLGGHKVPVNDFADNTPYIGLDWFILDLLGSSLIFIFIEKLFALRKDQPVFREEWQTDFHHFVVNHMIVGFVLLATNLMVHKFFGWAANDGIRGWVGNLPFWAGLLLIILVADLVQYWTHRAYHEVPVLWRLHAVHHSVKSMDWMAGSRQHILELLITRTLVLAPIYVLGFSKEVIDAYIVVVGFQAVFNHCNVSVRLGPLRYIIVTPNFHHWHHSQDVEALDKNYSAHYAFLDYLFGTAVKSTRLWPEKYGVLGDYVPNGFFKQLKFPFVWKG; from the coding sequence ATGCTCGACAAACTGAACGACTTCACGGGGAGCCACGGCCAGCTGCAGCGCGGCCGCGGCCTCGTCACCGGAACCATCGCCCTGAGCCTGGGCATCCTGTGCTTCCTTGGCGTGCTGGCCTTCCACTTTCCGCAGTACCTCACGACGCCCGAGCTGCGCAAGAGCTACAACGTCGACGTGATGCGCTTCATCCTGCTGGCGGCCATGGTCGTCTCGGGCGGCCTGGCGCTGGTGAACATCATCTTCAACCGCTCGCGCTGGCTCTCCTCGGCCGCCTTCCTGCTGGTGGCCGCGGCCGCGCTGCTGGGCGGGCACAAGGTGCCGGTGAACGACTTTGCCGACAACACGCCCTACATCGGCCTGGACTGGTTCATCCTGGACCTGCTGGGCTCCTCGCTGATCTTCATCTTCATCGAGAAGCTGTTCGCGCTGCGCAAGGACCAGCCGGTGTTCCGCGAGGAATGGCAGACCGACTTCCACCACTTCGTGGTCAACCACATGATCGTGGGCTTCGTGCTGCTGGCCACCAACCTGATGGTGCACAAGTTCTTCGGCTGGGCCGCCAACGACGGCATCCGCGGCTGGGTGGGCAACCTGCCGTTCTGGGCCGGGTTACTGCTGATCATCCTGGTGGCCGACCTGGTGCAGTACTGGACCCACCGCGCCTACCACGAGGTGCCGGTGCTGTGGCGCCTGCACGCCGTGCACCACAGCGTGAAGAGCATGGACTGGATGGCCGGCTCGCGCCAGCACATCCTCGAACTGCTGATCACGCGCACGCTGGTGCTGGCGCCCATCTACGTGCTGGGCTTCTCCAAGGAAGTGATCGACGCGTACATCGTGGTGGTGGGTTTCCAGGCGGTGTTCAACCACTGCAACGTGAGCGTGCGGCTCGGGCCGCTGCGCTACATCATCGTCACGCCCAACTTCCATCACTGGCACCACAGCCAGGACGTGGAGGCGCTCGACAAGAACTATTCGGCGCACTACGCCTTTCTCGACTATCTCTTCGGCACCGCGGTGAAGAGCACCAGGCTCTGGCCCGAGAAGTACGGCGTGCTCGGCGACTACGTGCCCAACGGCTTCTTCAAGCAATTGAAGTTCCCCTTCGTCTGGAAAGGATGA
- the pilQ gene encoding type IV pilus secretin family protein, whose translation MKICPRSPSALRLRRWIGIALASLLSMAVQAQNAIEAVTSTARADVELVRIDFTHPLAALPTGFVVQEPARIALDFPGVANAVGRSAIEFNLGNLRSANVVQAGERSRVVLNLKHATTYQAEIQGRSLLVSLQSGTGQPPRTSSTAGFAEGRERQVTPLQDIDFRRGGDGAGRVLIAMGSSQLGVDVRRQGSTLVAEFMRASLPEALRRRLDVSDFGTAVESVVAQQVGDRVRLTINSRGDWEQSAYQTDEQFVIEVRSRKTDPGKLTQGTGYTGEKLTLNFQSVDVRALLQVIADFTGFNVVTSDTVSGVLTLRLKDVPWDQALEVILQAKNLGLRKNGSILWIAPRDEINAKEKIELEALAALENLAALRTQSFQLNYAKAATVVQSLTGTGSAGGSGGASATRLLSTRGSAIAEVRTNQLFVTDTPQRLAEVSELIRKLDVPVRQVLIEARIVEASDTFGKSLGVKLGGGAIGKNSSFGTSPTGSDNSFTSYTSSNFVNLPAGDAGGTGSSAGAFSLSLFNSSFTRMLNLEISALEAEGKGRLVSSPRVVTADQTKALIEQGEEIPYQQATSSGATSISFRKAVLKLEVTPQITPEGNIILTLDVSKDTRGVSTSAGPAINTKHVQTEVLVENGGTVVIGGIFELTETNDESRVPVLGEVPYLGALFRSRERVVNKVEMLVFITPKMIARQNAAL comes from the coding sequence ATGAAGATATGCCCGCGCTCCCCGAGCGCTTTGCGACTGCGGCGATGGATCGGCATTGCACTCGCCTCGCTGCTGTCGATGGCGGTGCAGGCGCAGAACGCCATCGAGGCCGTCACGAGCACGGCGAGGGCCGACGTGGAGCTGGTTCGCATCGACTTCACCCACCCGCTGGCCGCGCTGCCCACCGGCTTCGTCGTGCAGGAGCCGGCACGCATTGCGCTGGACTTTCCGGGCGTGGCCAATGCCGTGGGGCGTTCGGCCATCGAGTTCAACCTGGGCAACCTTCGCAGCGCCAACGTCGTGCAGGCCGGTGAACGCTCGCGTGTGGTGCTGAACCTCAAGCATGCGACGACCTACCAGGCGGAGATCCAGGGCCGCTCGCTGCTGGTCTCGTTGCAGTCCGGAACGGGCCAGCCGCCCCGGACATCGTCCACCGCCGGATTCGCCGAAGGCAGGGAGCGCCAGGTGACGCCGCTGCAGGACATCGATTTCCGGCGCGGCGGCGACGGCGCCGGCCGCGTGCTCATCGCGATGGGCAGCAGCCAGCTCGGCGTGGACGTGCGGCGGCAGGGCTCGACGCTGGTGGCAGAGTTCATGCGGGCCTCGCTGCCCGAGGCGCTGCGCCGCCGGCTCGATGTGTCGGACTTCGGCACGGCGGTCGAATCGGTGGTTGCGCAGCAGGTCGGGGACCGGGTCCGGCTCACGATCAATTCGCGCGGCGACTGGGAACAGAGCGCCTACCAGACGGACGAGCAGTTCGTCATCGAGGTGCGCTCGCGCAAAACCGATCCGGGCAAGCTGACCCAGGGCACCGGCTACACCGGCGAGAAGCTCACGCTCAACTTCCAGAGCGTCGACGTCCGCGCGCTGCTGCAGGTGATCGCCGACTTCACCGGCTTCAACGTGGTGACCTCCGACACGGTCTCCGGCGTGCTGACGCTGCGGCTCAAGGACGTGCCCTGGGACCAGGCACTGGAGGTCATCCTGCAGGCGAAGAACCTGGGGCTGCGAAAGAACGGCAGCATCCTCTGGATCGCGCCGCGGGACGAAATCAACGCCAAGGAAAAGATCGAGCTCGAAGCGCTGGCCGCGCTGGAGAACCTGGCGGCGCTTCGCACCCAGTCGTTCCAGCTCAACTACGCCAAGGCCGCCACGGTGGTGCAAAGCCTGACGGGCACCGGCAGCGCGGGCGGCAGCGGCGGCGCTTCGGCAACGCGCCTCCTGAGCACGCGCGGCAGCGCGATTGCGGAAGTCCGCACGAACCAGCTTTTCGTGACGGACACGCCGCAACGCCTGGCCGAGGTGAGCGAACTCATCCGCAAGCTGGACGTGCCGGTGCGGCAGGTGCTGATCGAGGCGCGGATCGTCGAGGCTTCGGACACCTTCGGGAAGTCGCTGGGCGTCAAGCTGGGCGGCGGGGCCATCGGCAAGAACAGCTCCTTCGGCACCAGCCCCACGGGCAGCGACAACAGCTTTACCTCGTACACCAGCAGCAACTTCGTGAACCTGCCGGCCGGCGACGCGGGCGGCACCGGCAGCAGCGCGGGAGCGTTTTCGCTGTCGCTGTTCAACTCGAGCTTCACGCGCATGCTGAACCTGGAGATCTCCGCGCTCGAGGCCGAAGGCAAGGGCCGGCTGGTGTCGAGCCCGCGGGTGGTGACGGCGGACCAGACCAAGGCGCTGATCGAACAGGGCGAAGAAATTCCCTACCAGCAGGCAACGTCGAGCGGGGCGACCTCCATCTCGTTCCGCAAGGCAGTGCTCAAGCTCGAGGTCACGCCGCAGATCACGCCCGAGGGCAACATCATCCTCACGCTCGACGTGAGCAAGGACACACGCGGCGTCAGCACCTCGGCCGGCCCGGCCATCAACACCAAGCATGTGCAGACGGAGGTGCTGGTCGAGAACGGCGGCACGGTGGTGATCGGGGGCATCTTCGAACTGACCGAGACCAACGACGAATCGCGCGTGCCGGTGCTCGGCGAGGTGCCTTACCTGGGCGCGCTGTTCCGCTCGCGCGAGCGGGTGGTGAACAAGGTCGAGATGCTGGTGTTCATCACGCCGAAGATGATTGCGCGCCAGAACGCCGCGCTTTAG
- a CDS encoding ABC transporter ATP-binding protein, whose amino-acid sequence MTAAAPPPAAVEVVALSKRYAAGMPAAVDQIDLRIASGSYCCLLGPSGCGKSTTLRMIAGHESVTSGDILLDNRNITNLPAAARGTAMMFQSFALFPHLSALDNVAFSLKMKGVGKAERQKRARELLERVAMGHLAERKPGELSGGQQQRVALARALITEPRVLLLDEPLSALDPFLRIQMRAELRRWQKELGLTFVHVTHSQEEAMALANTMVVMNHGVIEQVGSPHQVYNHPASEFVARFMGGHNVFDTPAGPVAVRNDHMKIALGDASDGIAATVTDVEYQGTYVLLGLALQDAAPGRGSVSVLLGESAFLASPHAPGDAVRLSWAEADARVLGPGAKPPAERAPAPVGNGSSLARDDLAALASMPL is encoded by the coding sequence ATGACCGCCGCCGCGCCCCCGCCCGCCGCCGTCGAAGTCGTCGCGCTCAGCAAGCGCTACGCCGCGGGCATGCCCGCCGCCGTCGACCAGATCGACCTGCGCATCGCGAGCGGCAGCTACTGCTGCCTGCTGGGCCCCTCGGGCTGCGGCAAGAGCACCACGCTGCGCATGATCGCGGGCCACGAGTCGGTCACCAGCGGCGACATCCTGCTGGACAACCGCAACATCACCAACCTGCCCGCGGCCGCGCGCGGCACCGCGATGATGTTCCAGAGCTTCGCGCTGTTCCCGCACCTTTCGGCGCTCGATAACGTGGCCTTCAGCCTCAAGATGAAAGGCGTCGGCAAGGCCGAGCGACAGAAGCGCGCACGCGAGCTGCTCGAGCGCGTGGCGATGGGCCACCTGGCCGAGCGCAAGCCCGGCGAGCTCTCCGGCGGCCAGCAGCAGCGCGTGGCGCTCGCGCGGGCACTCATCACCGAGCCGCGCGTGCTGCTGCTCGACGAGCCGCTGTCGGCGCTCGATCCGTTCCTGCGCATCCAGATGCGCGCCGAACTGCGGCGCTGGCAGAAGGAACTGGGGTTGACCTTCGTCCACGTCACGCACTCGCAGGAAGAAGCGATGGCGCTGGCCAACACCATGGTGGTCATGAACCACGGCGTGATCGAGCAGGTCGGTTCGCCGCACCAGGTCTACAACCATCCGGCGAGCGAGTTCGTGGCGCGCTTCATGGGCGGCCACAACGTGTTCGACACGCCCGCCGGCCCGGTCGCCGTGCGCAATGACCACATGAAGATCGCCCTTGGCGATGCGAGCGACGGCATTGCCGCCACGGTCACCGACGTCGAGTACCAGGGCACTTACGTGCTGCTCGGCCTCGCGCTGCAGGACGCCGCACCCGGCCGTGGCAGCGTCTCGGTGCTGCTGGGCGAATCCGCCTTTCTTGCGAGCCCCCATGCGCCGGGCGATGCGGTGCGCCTGTCCTGGGCCGAGGCCGATGCGCGCGTACTCGGCCCCGGCGCCAAGCCGCCCGCCGAGCGGGCACCGGCGCCGGTCGGCAACGGCAGCAGCCTCGCGCGCGACGACCTGGCCGCGCTCGCGAGCATGCCGCTGTGA
- a CDS encoding GatB/YqeY domain-containing protein — translation MTLKEQITEDMKTAMRAKDAERLGTIRLLLAALKQKEVDERVELDDAMVIAIVDKMVKQRKDSIAAFTTGGRTDLADKEAAEIKVLEVYLPQRMSADEVAAEVKAIVAELGAKGPGDMGKVMGAVKTRLAGKADMGQVSAAVKAALASA, via the coding sequence ATGACACTCAAAGAACAGATCACCGAAGACATGAAGACGGCGATGCGCGCCAAGGACGCGGAGCGCCTGGGCACCATCCGCCTGCTGCTGGCCGCGCTGAAGCAGAAGGAAGTGGACGAGCGCGTCGAGCTCGACGACGCCATGGTCATCGCCATCGTCGACAAGATGGTCAAGCAGCGCAAGGACTCGATCGCCGCGTTCACGACCGGCGGCCGCACCGACCTGGCCGACAAGGAAGCCGCCGAGATCAAGGTGCTCGAGGTCTACCTGCCGCAGCGCATGAGCGCCGACGAAGTGGCCGCCGAAGTGAAGGCCATCGTGGCCGAACTGGGCGCCAAGGGCCCCGGCGACATGGGCAAGGTGATGGGCGCGGTCAAGACCCGCCTCGCGGGCAAGGCCGACATGGGCCAGGTGAGCGCTGCGGTCAAGGCAGCTCTCGCGAGCGCCTGA
- a CDS encoding NUDIX domain-containing protein: MHAGGGCATAIPKACACLVDARGRLLVFRHPGDGNMQLPKGTIEPGESPEVAVRRELLEESGIDHVGELHPLGTLQRDCEAGIEGNTLRHPQLWHLFLMRADGPLPETFDHVAMGSPEEDGLVFSFSWLAAGDGIDNFALPYRQAIARVRAALLTA, from the coding sequence ATGCACGCCGGCGGCGGCTGCGCCACCGCGATCCCGAAGGCCTGCGCCTGCCTGGTCGATGCTCGGGGCCGGCTGCTGGTGTTCCGCCATCCCGGCGACGGGAACATGCAGCTGCCCAAGGGCACCATCGAGCCCGGCGAATCGCCCGAGGTGGCGGTGCGCCGCGAGCTGCTGGAGGAATCGGGCATCGACCACGTCGGCGAACTGCATCCGCTCGGCACCCTCCAGCGCGATTGCGAAGCCGGCATCGAAGGCAATACGCTGCGCCACCCCCAGCTGTGGCATCTGTTCCTGATGCGCGCCGATGGCCCGTTGCCCGAAACCTTCGACCACGTGGCCATGGGCAGCCCCGAGGAAGACGGCCTGGTGTTCTCGTTCAGCTGGCTGGCGGCCGGCGACGGCATCGATAACTTCGCCCTGCCTTATCGGCAGGCCATTGCGCGCGTTCGCGCGGCCCTGCTCACAGCGTAG
- a CDS encoding YaeF family permuted papain-like enzyme: protein MMRRHLRAAALAAAALLLLSACATRVDLPSKDAGLRLRVQSSVIAPGNGGELIAADALQPGDILLTSIATINSFGIRLGTFSPVSHAVLYLGDGLIAEAVGSGVRARPLADVVDEEQMVVAFRVPGLDASGAQKLRAWANSQVGIRYNTTGVLLNAPFVLNRRLCELPLVPSAVSHYCISGMAMVQLGASRDDQFFCSQFVLEAYRRAGLPITDADPRWVSPADLLHMREGDVPSIAATQPLRYVGHLKYNPPPLLAADGP, encoded by the coding sequence ATGATGCGGCGCCATCTCCGTGCGGCGGCGCTTGCGGCTGCCGCATTGCTGCTGCTGTCGGCCTGCGCCACCCGCGTCGACCTGCCGTCCAAAGACGCGGGCCTGCGCCTGCGCGTGCAAAGCTCGGTCATCGCCCCCGGCAACGGCGGCGAACTCATCGCGGCCGATGCCCTGCAGCCCGGGGACATCCTGCTGACCTCCATTGCCACGATCAATTCCTTCGGCATCCGGCTGGGCACCTTCTCGCCCGTGAGCCACGCCGTGCTCTACCTGGGCGACGGGCTGATCGCCGAGGCGGTTGGCAGCGGCGTGCGCGCGCGGCCGCTGGCCGACGTGGTGGACGAGGAACAGATGGTCGTGGCCTTTCGCGTGCCCGGGCTCGATGCCTCGGGTGCCCAGAAACTGCGCGCCTGGGCCAACTCGCAGGTGGGCATCCGCTACAACACCACCGGCGTGCTGCTGAATGCCCCTTTCGTGCTGAACCGGCGCCTGTGCGAGCTGCCGCTCGTTCCCTCCGCCGTCAGCCACTACTGCATCAGCGGCATGGCCATGGTGCAGCTGGGCGCGAGCCGCGACGACCAGTTCTTCTGCTCGCAGTTCGTGCTCGAGGCCTACCGGCGGGCCGGCCTGCCGATCACCGACGCCGACCCGCGCTGGGTCAGCCCGGCCGACCTGCTGCACATGCGCGAGGGCGACGTGCCCTCGATTGCCGCCACGCAGCCGCTGCGCTACGTGGGCCACCTCAAATACAACCCGCCGCCGCTGCTTGCCGCGGACGGCCCCTGA
- a CDS encoding NAD(P)/FAD-dependent oxidoreductase has translation MSNSSSVQFFDVVVVGAGAAGLFCAALAGQRGLKVLLVDHSEKIAEKIRISGGGRANFTNRDLDVRAPQRHFIGDNPNFCRSALSRYAPQQFVELVRKHGIAFHEKHKGQLFCDGSSQQIIDMLLAECDAGSVTCWQPCKLGKIVFSASGADTTGAGSYQIDSTKGPIETPRLVVATGGLSIPQIGASDFGYRLAEQFGLRVVTPRPALVPLTFGGEAWTPYAGLAGLALPVRIETGSKKEKMAFLEDLLFTHRGLSGPAVLQISSYWKPGTPLTLDFAPGVEVAQALGEAKLRSKKRIANELAALVPSRLADAWVGQDPALQRPVNEAADKALAALSERIARWQITPSGTEGYKKAEVTAGGVDTRDLSSQTMESKQPGLYFIGEVVDVTGWLGGYNFQWAWASAHACATAL, from the coding sequence TTGAGCAATTCTTCCTCGGTTCAATTTTTCGACGTCGTCGTGGTCGGCGCGGGTGCCGCGGGCCTGTTCTGCGCGGCGCTGGCCGGCCAGCGCGGGCTCAAGGTGCTGCTGGTGGACCACAGCGAAAAGATCGCGGAAAAAATCCGCATCTCGGGCGGCGGACGTGCCAACTTCACCAACCGCGACCTCGACGTGCGCGCCCCGCAGCGCCACTTCATCGGCGACAACCCGAATTTCTGCCGCTCGGCGCTGTCGCGCTACGCGCCGCAGCAGTTCGTCGAGCTGGTGCGCAAGCACGGCATCGCCTTCCACGAGAAGCACAAGGGGCAGCTGTTCTGCGACGGCTCCTCGCAGCAGATCATCGACATGCTGCTGGCGGAGTGCGATGCGGGCAGCGTCACGTGCTGGCAGCCGTGCAAGCTGGGAAAGATCGTGTTCTCGGCTTCCGGAGCCGACACAACTGGCGCGGGCAGCTATCAGATCGATAGCACCAAGGGCCCCATCGAAACGCCCAGGCTGGTGGTCGCCACCGGAGGCCTGTCGATTCCGCAGATCGGCGCCAGCGATTTCGGCTACCGCCTGGCCGAGCAGTTCGGCCTGCGCGTCGTCACGCCGCGGCCGGCCCTGGTGCCGCTGACCTTCGGCGGCGAAGCCTGGACGCCGTATGCCGGACTGGCCGGGCTGGCGCTGCCGGTGCGCATCGAGACCGGGTCCAAGAAGGAAAAGATGGCCTTCCTCGAAGACCTGCTGTTCACCCACCGCGGCCTTTCCGGCCCGGCCGTGCTGCAGATTTCGAGCTATTGGAAGCCCGGCACCCCGCTCACGCTCGACTTCGCGCCCGGCGTGGAGGTGGCGCAAGCCCTGGGCGAAGCCAAGCTTCGCTCGAAGAAGCGCATCGCCAACGAGCTGGCCGCGCTGGTGCCCTCCCGGCTGGCGGATGCCTGGGTCGGGCAGGACCCGGCCCTGCAGCGCCCCGTCAACGAGGCCGCCGACAAGGCCCTGGCGGCGCTTTCCGAGCGCATTGCCCGCTGGCAGATCACCCCCAGCGGCACCGAGGGCTACAAAAAGGCCGAAGTCACCGCCGGCGGCGTCGACACCCGCGATCTGTCCTCCCAGACCATGGAATCGAAGCAGCCGGGCCTGTATTTCATCGGCGAAGTGGTCGATGTGACGGGTTGGCTGGGCGGGTACAACTTCCAATGGGCCTGGGCGAGTGCACATGCGTGCGCAACCGCGCTATAA
- a CDS encoding ABC transporter permease — translation MSAPTASAHAPSPSVHAVKAWWQAAPFALVFLLFFLIPLALVAMVSLWNFNEYELIPAVTLRNYLSLFEGCSQLTDNGDLCVTLNTYLSTFKFCLLVWGITLLVGFSVAYFLAFHVRSPGMQTALFVLCTVPFWTSNVIRMISWVPLLGRNGLVNQMLTGLDLVDQPVEWLLFSNFSVVLAFVHLYTMFMIVPIFNSMMRIDRSLLEAASDAGASGWQTLWNVVVPLSRTGILIGSIFVITIVMGDFVTIGVMGGQQIASIGKIIQVQTSYLQFPLAAANAVILLAVVLMIIWGLTRLVDIRKEL, via the coding sequence GTGAGCGCCCCCACCGCCAGCGCGCACGCGCCCAGTCCATCCGTCCACGCCGTCAAGGCCTGGTGGCAGGCCGCGCCGTTCGCGCTGGTGTTCCTGTTGTTCTTTTTGATTCCGCTGGCGCTGGTCGCCATGGTCAGCCTGTGGAACTTCAATGAGTACGAGCTGATCCCGGCGGTGACGCTGCGCAACTACCTGAGCCTGTTCGAGGGTTGTTCGCAGCTCACCGACAACGGCGACCTGTGCGTCACGCTCAACACCTACCTGAGCACCTTCAAGTTCTGCCTGCTGGTGTGGGGCATCACGCTGCTGGTCGGTTTTTCGGTGGCCTACTTTCTCGCGTTCCACGTGCGATCGCCGGGCATGCAGACGGCGCTGTTCGTGCTGTGCACCGTGCCCTTCTGGACCTCCAACGTGATCCGCATGATCTCGTGGGTGCCACTGCTGGGCCGCAACGGACTGGTCAACCAGATGCTGACGGGGCTCGACCTCGTCGACCAGCCGGTCGAGTGGCTGCTGTTCTCCAATTTCTCGGTGGTGCTTGCCTTCGTGCACCTCTACACGATGTTCATGATCGTACCGATCTTCAACAGCATGATGCGCATCGACCGCTCGCTGCTCGAAGCCGCCAGCGACGCGGGCGCCTCGGGCTGGCAGACGCTCTGGAACGTGGTGGTGCCGCTGTCGCGCACCGGCATCTTGATCGGCTCGATCTTCGTCATCACCATCGTGATGGGCGACTTCGTCACCATCGGCGTGATGGGCGGGCAGCAGATCGCATCGATCGGCAAGATCATCCAGGTGCAGACCTCGTACCTGCAGTTTCCGCTGGCCGCGGCCAACGCGGTGATCCTGCTGGCGGTGGTGCTGATGATCATCTGGGGGCTCACCCGGCTGGTCGATATTCGCAAGGAGCTCTGA
- a CDS encoding ABC transporter permease — MSQRIGEQRAPGFWPLAIVFALFVLFLYGPMITIFILSFQGPEGGLTFPLRGVSLHWFHKLAEGLGTVDIGAAFRRSLALGAVVMGFTVVLSVLAGLAFRKKLKGSNALFFVTVASLIMPSIIISLGIGLQFRLLDTGIKSVLAAVDAATLLEGYGTALGLFSSALGAHLTWTLPFGLLIMFAVFNRFNPAYEEAARDLGATPWQTFRFVVLPLIGPSIVGIGMFGFTLSWDEIARTSQAIGDVNTLPLELQGLTSTVTTPSIYALGTVTTVVSLLVMAVALGTAALLRRRAVRPR, encoded by the coding sequence ATGAGCCAACGCATCGGAGAACAACGCGCCCCCGGCTTCTGGCCCCTGGCGATCGTGTTCGCCCTCTTCGTGCTGTTCCTCTACGGCCCGATGATCACGATCTTCATCCTGAGCTTCCAGGGCCCCGAAGGCGGCCTGACCTTCCCCTTGCGCGGCGTCTCGCTGCACTGGTTCCACAAGCTGGCCGAGGGCCTGGGCACCGTCGACATCGGCGCGGCCTTCCGGCGTTCGCTGGCGCTGGGCGCGGTGGTCATGGGCTTCACCGTGGTGCTGTCGGTGCTGGCCGGGCTCGCGTTCCGCAAGAAGCTCAAGGGCAGCAACGCCCTGTTCTTCGTGACCGTGGCGAGCCTCATCATGCCGTCGATCATCATCTCGCTCGGCATCGGCCTGCAGTTCCGGCTGCTCGACACCGGCATCAAGAGCGTGCTCGCGGCGGTGGACGCCGCCACGCTGCTCGAAGGCTACGGCACCGCGCTCGGCCTGTTCAGTTCCGCGCTCGGCGCGCACCTCACCTGGACCCTGCCCTTCGGCCTGCTCATCATGTTCGCGGTGTTCAACCGCTTCAACCCGGCCTACGAGGAAGCCGCGCGCGACCTCGGCGCCACGCCGTGGCAGACCTTCCGCTTCGTGGTGCTGCCGCTGATCGGCCCGTCGATCGTCGGCATCGGCATGTTCGGCTTCACCCTGTCGTGGGACGAGATCGCCCGCACCTCGCAGGCCATCGGCGACGTCAACACGCTGCCGCTCGAACTGCAGGGCCTGACCTCGACCGTCACGACGCCTTCCATCTATGCGCTGGGGACGGTGACCACCGTCGTTTCGCTGCTGGTGATGGCCGTGGCGCTGGGCACGGCCGCGCTGCTGCGCCGGCGCGCCGTGCGGCCGCGCTGA
- the rpsU gene encoding 30S ribosomal protein S21: MTTIRVKENEPFDVALRRFKRTIEKLGLLTDLRAREFYEKPTAERKRKKAAAVKRHYKRVRSMQLPKKLY; encoded by the coding sequence ATGACCACCATCCGCGTTAAAGAAAACGAGCCTTTCGACGTCGCCCTGCGCCGCTTCAAGCGCACCATCGAAAAGCTCGGCCTGCTGACCGACCTGCGTGCCCGCGAGTTCTACGAAAAGCCGACCGCCGAGCGCAAGCGCAAGAAGGCAGCCGCCGTCAAGCGCCACTACAAGCGCGTGCGCAGCATGCAGCTGCCCAAGAAGCTGTACTAA
- a CDS encoding ABC transporter substrate-binding protein, whose protein sequence is MTDPIDSSAGLQRRTLLQGTAGILATGIAPFVHAQEKIVLRYLGTAVNQDKAIAEKFKADTGIEIQYVAVTTDDVTKRAVTAPNSFDLIDTEFFSLKKIVPTGNLKGIDTRKIKNADKITTLFTKGEVAGKAVGDQGTAPKKVIYLEGEKSKKFATAPTQFMSLIPTVYNADTLGIRPDLIKRPIGSWAELLNPEFKGKAAILNIPSIGIMDAAMVVEAKGIHKYADKGNMTKAEIDLTIKTLIEAKKAGQFRALWKDFNESVNLMASGEVVIQSMWSPAVTAVRTKGIACNFQPLKEGYRAWAAGFGLPATLSGKKLDGAYEFINWFLDGWAGAYLNRQGYYSAVLDTAKAKMEAYEWAYWMEGKPASQDIKSPNGDLLAKAGAVRDGGSYEQRMGGIACWNAVMDENEYMVRKWNEFVAA, encoded by the coding sequence ATGACCGACCCCATCGACTCGTCTGCCGGCCTCCAGCGTCGCACCCTGCTGCAAGGCACCGCCGGCATCCTGGCCACGGGCATCGCGCCCTTCGTGCACGCGCAGGAAAAGATCGTGCTGCGCTACCTGGGCACGGCGGTGAACCAGGACAAGGCCATTGCCGAGAAGTTCAAGGCCGACACCGGCATCGAGATCCAGTACGTGGCCGTGACCACCGACGACGTGACCAAGCGCGCCGTCACCGCGCCCAACAGCTTCGACCTGATCGACACCGAGTTCTTCTCGCTCAAGAAGATCGTGCCCACCGGCAACCTGAAGGGCATCGACACCAGGAAGATCAAGAACGCCGACAAGATCACCACGCTCTTCACCAAGGGCGAAGTCGCCGGCAAGGCGGTGGGCGACCAGGGCACCGCGCCCAAGAAGGTGATTTACCTCGAAGGCGAGAAGTCCAAGAAGTTCGCGACCGCGCCGACGCAGTTCATGTCGCTCATCCCGACGGTCTACAACGCCGACACGCTGGGCATCCGTCCCGACCTGATCAAGCGTCCCATCGGTTCCTGGGCCGAGCTTCTGAACCCCGAGTTCAAGGGCAAGGCCGCGATCCTGAACATTCCGTCGATCGGCATCATGGACGCCGCGATGGTGGTGGAGGCCAAGGGCATCCACAAGTACGCCGACAAGGGCAACATGACCAAGGCCGAGATCGACCTGACGATCAAGACTCTGATCGAAGCCAAGAAGGCCGGCCAGTTCCGCGCGCTGTGGAAGGACTTCAACGAGTCGGTCAACCTGATGGCCTCGGGCGAGGTGGTGATCCAGTCGATGTGGTCGCCGGCCGTCACCGCCGTGCGCACCAAGGGCATCGCCTGCAACTTCCAGCCGCTCAAGGAAGGCTACCGCGCCTGGGCCGCCGGCTTCGGCCTGCCGGCCACGCTGTCGGGCAAGAAGCTCGACGGCGCCTATGAATTCATCAACTGGTTCCTCGACGGCTGGGCCGGCGCCTACCTGAACCGCCAGGGCTACTACAGCGCCGTGCTCGACACCGCCAAGGCCAAGATGGAAGCCTACGAATGGGCCTACTGGATGGAAGGCAAGCCCGCCTCGCAGGACATCAAGAGCCCGAACGGCGACCTGCTGGCGAAGGCCGGCGCGGTGCGCGACGGCGGCAGCTACGAGCAGCGCATGGGCGGCATCGCCTGCTGGAACGCGGTGATGGACGAGAACGAATACATGGTCAGAAAGTGGAACGAGTTCGTCGCAGCCTGA